A region of Geobacillus sp. 46C-IIa DNA encodes the following proteins:
- a CDS encoding MDR family MFS transporter, with protein MNSRLSVMVSIVLAMLVASMDTTIMNTTMPIIAEELGGFSLYAWTFASYMITTTVLSPIAGRLSDLFGRKKVFSFGIILFLIGSLLCGVSQNMVQLVLFRALQGVGAGFMMPFPAIIAGDLFPVEKRGKIQAFFTAMWGLSAVLAPLLGSLFVEYATWRWVFYVNIPICLLSLLTLLPYKEVYEPKRAAVDYMGAALFAAAISLLLLVTVVERGKWWYGAVGALLLGAFYYFEKRQPSPLVPLSLVHHRTLKWMNINGFVSCVALFGTSSYIPLFLQNVAHLSVFMSGVALLGSSVGWMIAAVPAGKWILRYGYRPLLIIGNVLLVASGLFLALLNENHGFWYVFFIMFLQGLSFGLTSTVGVIGSQQLADAHEKGIATSFFMFCRNIGTAIGVTVMGAFLAQAPTFMTGIRHLFLFGLIGSIIALITSFFIRDEAEAGRNTWQPEGTT; from the coding sequence ATGAACAGCCGCCTGTCGGTCATGGTCAGCATCGTGCTGGCGATGCTCGTGGCGTCGATGGATACGACCATCATGAACACGACGATGCCGATCATCGCCGAAGAGCTTGGGGGATTTTCCCTGTATGCGTGGACGTTTGCATCGTACATGATTACGACCACCGTCCTGTCGCCGATTGCTGGTCGCCTGTCAGACTTATTCGGCCGCAAAAAAGTGTTCAGCTTTGGCATTATTTTATTTTTAATCGGCTCGCTTCTTTGCGGGGTGTCGCAAAACATGGTGCAGCTTGTTTTATTCCGCGCCTTGCAAGGGGTGGGGGCCGGATTTATGATGCCGTTTCCGGCGATTATCGCCGGCGATTTGTTCCCCGTAGAAAAGCGCGGAAAAATCCAAGCGTTTTTTACTGCCATGTGGGGACTTTCTGCCGTGTTGGCGCCGCTTTTAGGTTCGTTGTTTGTCGAGTATGCGACATGGCGCTGGGTTTTTTATGTCAACATTCCGATTTGCTTGCTCTCGCTTTTGACGCTGCTTCCGTATAAAGAAGTGTATGAACCGAAGCGGGCGGCGGTCGACTATATGGGCGCGGCGCTGTTTGCGGCGGCGATCAGCTTGCTTTTGCTCGTCACGGTCGTTGAGCGGGGGAAATGGTGGTACGGTGCGGTCGGGGCGTTGTTGCTTGGCGCCTTTTATTATTTCGAAAAACGGCAGCCATCTCCGCTTGTGCCGCTGTCGCTTGTCCATCATCGGACGCTTAAATGGATGAACATTAATGGCTTTGTCAGCTGTGTCGCCTTGTTTGGGACGTCAAGCTACATCCCGCTCTTTTTGCAAAATGTCGCCCACTTGTCCGTATTTATGAGCGGTGTTGCTTTGCTTGGCTCGTCTGTCGGCTGGATGATCGCCGCCGTGCCAGCAGGGAAGTGGATTTTGCGCTATGGCTACCGCCCGCTTCTGATCATCGGCAACGTGCTGCTTGTCGCTTCCGGTCTTTTTCTTGCCTTGCTTAATGAAAACCATGGATTTTGGTACGTCTTTTTCATCATGTTTTTGCAAGGGCTGTCGTTCGGCTTGACGTCGACCGTTGGCGTTATCGGTTCGCAACAGCTTGCCGATGCCCATGAAAAGGGGATTGCGACTTCCTTTTTTATGTTTTGCCGCAATATCGGCACGGCGATCGGCGTCACGGTGATGGGGGCGTTCTTGGCGCAGGCGCCGACATTTATGACCGGCATTCGCCACCTGTTTTTATTTGGGTTAATTGGCAGCATCATCGCGCTCATTACTTCCTTTTTTATCCGCGATGAAGCGGAAGCCGGCCGAAACACGTGGCAGCCGGAGGGGACGACATAA
- a CDS encoding LysM peptidoglycan-binding domain-containing protein, which yields MKKTLLFTGTLIGSLLAGHAASAASYTVQKGDTLWGIARQYGTTVERLKEQNHLSSDFIFPGQVLQIDEQSESEQAVSNTYTVQPGDTLSGIARKFGTTVEALIKLNPSIADPNFIRAGQALQVTGGQASTNTYTVQPAAAAVNGQYIVQKGDTLSGIANKFQTTVDRLLALNPQITNPNVIRIGQAIKVAGGTADARTEQQASTVKPVAAESSASLADRIIEIGEKYLGARYLYGASPSRTDVFDCSSFTMRVFSEAGISLPRTSSAQAQAGRTVSFSQLQKGDLVFFDTDSNGTINHVGIYAGNGQMINATVSLGVTYSSLTSSYWKTRFVKAVRVLN from the coding sequence ATGAAAAAAACACTTCTATTTACCGGAACATTGATCGGATCGTTATTAGCCGGCCATGCGGCTTCAGCTGCGAGCTATACGGTGCAAAAAGGCGATACGCTCTGGGGAATCGCGAGGCAATATGGTACGACGGTCGAGCGGTTAAAAGAACAAAACCATTTATCTTCTGATTTCATTTTTCCAGGTCAAGTACTGCAAATCGATGAACAAAGCGAGAGCGAACAAGCCGTTTCCAATACATACACCGTTCAGCCCGGCGACACGTTAAGCGGAATTGCCCGGAAGTTTGGCACAACGGTGGAGGCGCTTATCAAGCTGAATCCAAGTATTGCCGATCCGAACTTTATCCGGGCCGGACAGGCGCTTCAAGTAACGGGCGGACAGGCAAGCACAAATACATATACTGTGCAGCCGGCGGCTGCGGCTGTGAACGGTCAGTACATCGTCCAAAAAGGGGATACATTGTCGGGGATTGCCAACAAGTTTCAAACGACCGTCGACCGTCTGTTGGCGCTTAATCCGCAAATTACGAACCCGAACGTCATTCGCATCGGCCAAGCCATTAAAGTGGCGGGTGGAACGGCCGATGCGCGGACTGAACAGCAAGCATCAACGGTCAAGCCGGTTGCGGCTGAATCGTCTGCTTCACTTGCCGACCGAATCATCGAAATCGGTGAAAAATATTTAGGAGCGAGATATTTGTACGGGGCGAGCCCATCGCGCACCGATGTGTTTGACTGCTCTTCGTTTACGATGCGCGTCTTTAGCGAGGCCGGTATTTCGCTGCCGCGCACATCATCGGCCCAAGCGCAAGCCGGAAGAACGGTGTCGTTCAGCCAATTGCAAAAAGGCGATCTCGTCTTTTTTGACACCGATTCGAACGGCACAATCAACCACGTCGGCATTTACGCTGGCAACGGGCAAATGATCAATGCGACTGTTTCGTTAGGCGTTACGTATTCATCGCTCACTTCCTCGTATTGGAAAACGCGGTTTGTAAAAGCGGTTCGGGTACTTAACTAA
- the mutL gene encoding DNA mismatch repair endonuclease MutL, producing MGRIRKLDDQLANKIAAGEVVERPASVVKELIENAIDAHSTVIDIELEEAGMAKIRIIDNGDGMEEDDCLLAFERHATSKIQDEHDLFRIRTLGFRGEALPSIASVSEVELVTSTGRGPGTKLVLQGGALISCERAAGRKGTDITVSNLFFNTPARLKYMKTIHTELGHAVDVVNRLALAHPDVSFRLRHHGKTLLATNGSGDVRHVLAAIYGMETAKQMIPVEGESLDFTVRGYVSLPEVTRASRNYISLIVNGRYVRNMPLMKAIEAGYHTLLPIGRYPIAFLAIDMDPVLVDVNVHPAKLEVRFSKEAELNELVTAAIRQAFRRRTLIPSVSADSKTAKAKVEQAAWTFAHRVHEPPSGETRGMGDVTAAAPLADKETLGPPPAADQADASARWEEAAAPAVSEKKEGVADDPFVAKPAAEAGEKPEAPHLPDAERADGKQAADRLPPLYPIGQLHGTYILAENEHGLYMIDQHAAQERVNYEYFREKLGEVTNEVQELLVPLTFEYPADEYERITTCRDELARCGVFLEPFGPRAFLVRSHPVWFPKGVEKEIIEEMIEHVLAAKTVDIKQLREQAAIVMSCKRAIKANQHLRNDEIFALLEALRKTTDPFTCPHGRPIIVHFSTYEIEKLFKRVM from the coding sequence ATGGGACGCATTCGCAAGCTCGACGATCAGCTAGCGAACAAAATCGCCGCCGGCGAAGTGGTCGAACGGCCGGCTTCGGTGGTGAAAGAGCTCATCGAGAACGCCATCGACGCCCATAGCACGGTGATCGACATTGAACTTGAGGAGGCTGGAATGGCGAAAATCCGCATCATTGACAACGGTGACGGAATGGAAGAAGACGATTGCCTCCTCGCTTTTGAGCGGCATGCGACAAGCAAAATTCAAGACGAGCACGATTTGTTCCGCATTCGCACGCTTGGCTTTCGGGGCGAGGCGCTGCCGAGCATTGCCTCGGTGTCCGAAGTGGAGCTGGTGACAAGCACGGGACGCGGTCCAGGGACGAAGCTTGTGTTGCAAGGCGGTGCGCTCATATCTTGTGAACGGGCGGCCGGGCGCAAAGGAACGGACATCACGGTGTCCAACTTGTTTTTCAACACTCCAGCAAGGCTGAAATATATGAAAACGATCCATACTGAGCTCGGTCATGCGGTCGATGTCGTCAACCGGTTGGCGCTCGCCCATCCGGATGTGTCATTCCGGCTTCGCCATCACGGCAAAACGCTGCTTGCGACAAACGGAAGCGGCGATGTCCGGCATGTGCTCGCCGCCATTTACGGCATGGAAACGGCGAAGCAAATGATACCGGTTGAGGGGGAGTCACTCGATTTTACGGTTCGCGGCTATGTTTCCTTGCCGGAAGTGACGCGCGCTTCGCGCAATTATATATCGCTCATTGTCAACGGGCGCTACGTGCGCAACATGCCGCTGATGAAGGCGATTGAGGCCGGCTATCATACGCTGCTGCCGATCGGCCGCTATCCGATTGCATTTCTCGCGATTGACATGGATCCGGTGCTCGTGGATGTGAACGTCCATCCAGCGAAACTCGAAGTCCGCTTCAGCAAAGAAGCCGAGTTAAACGAGCTCGTCACCGCTGCGATCCGCCAAGCGTTCCGCCGGCGGACGCTCATTCCATCCGTATCTGCTGACAGCAAAACGGCCAAAGCGAAGGTGGAACAAGCAGCCTGGACATTTGCCCATCGCGTTCATGAACCGCCCAGCGGGGAGACAAGGGGAATGGGGGATGTGACCGCAGCAGCGCCTTTAGCCGACAAAGAAACGCTTGGCCCGCCTCCCGCAGCCGATCAGGCCGATGCATCTGCTCGATGGGAAGAAGCAGCGGCGCCGGCAGTTTCAGAAAAAAAGGAGGGTGTTGCTGACGACCCGTTTGTGGCGAAGCCGGCTGCCGAGGCCGGGGAAAAACCGGAGGCGCCGCACCTGCCGGATGCCGAACGGGCCGACGGGAAACAGGCGGCCGACCGCCTCCCGCCGCTTTATCCGATCGGCCAGCTGCACGGCACTTATATTTTGGCTGAGAATGAACACGGGCTCTATATGATCGACCAGCATGCGGCGCAAGAGCGCGTCAACTACGAATATTTCCGGGAAAAGCTCGGCGAAGTGACCAATGAGGTGCAAGAGCTGCTCGTTCCGCTGACGTTTGAATATCCAGCCGACGAATACGAGCGAATCACTACTTGCCGCGACGAACTTGCCCGCTGCGGCGTGTTTCTTGAACCGTTCGGCCCGCGGGCGTTTCTCGTTCGTTCCCATCCTGTGTGGTTTCCAAAAGGAGTAGAAAAAGAAATTATCGAGGAAATGATTGAACACGTGCTGGCGGCCAAAACGGTTGATATCAAGCAGCTGCGCGAGCAAGCTGCCATTGTTATGAGCTGCAAGCGCGCCATTAAAGCGAACCAACATTTGCGCAACGATGAAATCTTCGCCTTGCTTGAAGCGTTGCGGAAGACGACCGACCCGTTTACTTGCCCGCACGGACGGCCCATCATCGTCCATTTTTCAACCTATGAAATTGAAAAGTTATTTAAACGGGTAATGTAA
- the mutS gene encoding DNA mismatch repair protein MutS: MPSYTPMIQQYLHIKAQYPDAFLFFRLGDFYEMFFDDAIKAAQELEITLTSRDGGGDERVPMCGVPYHSAQGYIEQLVEKGYKVAICEQVEDPKTAKGVVRREVVQLVTPGTLMEGKGLIEKENHYLATLTPFADGTYGLAYADLSTGEVRLTLLSSWEETINELHAIGAREIVLGSDSAEEWVRELKERYGAAVSYEDETSLRDEWSGVAGHVTQEKLRATVARLLHYFVRTQKRQLDHLQPAELYQVDQYMKMDRHSKLHLELVETVRSKGRKGSLLWLLDETVTAMGGRLLKQWLDRPLIDQRAIERRLDFVETLKTSYFERHELRDGLRGVYDIERLVGRIAYGNANARDLVQLKKSLVQVPALRQTVGSLALAEADELVGRLDSCEELVALLERAIQEQPPLSVKEGNIIKDGYDEQLDRYRDASRNGKAWIAELETKEREATGIKSLKVGYNRVFGYYIEVTKPNLPLIPEGRYERKQTLANAERFITAELKEKEALILEAEEKSVELEYELFVAIREQVKGYIPRLQKLAKAVAELDVLQSLATVSDERRYVRPQFSTDRVLAIQGGRHPVVEKVLGAQTYVPNDCYMNREREMLLITGPNMAGKSTYMRQVALTAIMAQIGCFVPAEQAVLPIFDQVFTRIGAADDLSAGQSTFMVEMLEARRAIACATQNSLILFDEIGRGTSTYDGMALAQAMIEYIHDYIGAKTLFSTHYHELTALEGSLERLCNVHARAVEENGKVVFLHQIADGPADRSYGIHVAELAGLPAPLIERARDILAKLEQSAGNSALAHGIETGPENGAATKEALRPPRGLESNAKSAAGRAAERSAEQEAGDRADAVNEAAFEQLSMFPDVVPAPAEPHLSGKEKKALAALKEVNLLEMTPLAALNKLYELQKLLK; the protein is encoded by the coding sequence ATGCCATCGTATACACCGATGATCCAGCAATATTTGCATATTAAAGCGCAATATCCGGACGCGTTTTTGTTTTTTCGGCTCGGTGACTTTTACGAAATGTTTTTTGATGACGCCATAAAGGCGGCGCAAGAGCTAGAAATTACATTGACAAGCCGCGACGGAGGCGGCGATGAACGGGTGCCGATGTGCGGAGTGCCGTACCATTCGGCGCAAGGCTATATTGAACAACTCGTGGAAAAAGGCTACAAAGTTGCTATTTGCGAACAAGTGGAAGATCCAAAAACGGCAAAAGGTGTCGTGCGCCGCGAAGTCGTTCAGCTGGTTACTCCGGGCACGCTCATGGAAGGCAAAGGGCTCATCGAGAAAGAAAACCATTATTTAGCGACGCTGACGCCGTTTGCTGACGGTACATACGGATTGGCTTACGCGGATTTATCGACCGGCGAAGTCCGGCTGACGCTCCTTTCTTCATGGGAGGAGACGATAAACGAGCTGCACGCCATCGGGGCGCGGGAAATCGTCCTCGGCTCTGACAGTGCCGAGGAGTGGGTGCGCGAGCTGAAAGAACGGTACGGAGCGGCCGTCTCGTACGAAGACGAAACATCGCTGCGGGACGAATGGAGCGGCGTCGCCGGCCATGTGACGCAAGAAAAGCTGCGGGCGACTGTCGCCCGCCTGCTCCATTACTTCGTCCGCACGCAAAAACGGCAGCTTGACCATTTGCAGCCAGCTGAGCTGTATCAGGTCGATCAGTATATGAAAATGGACCGGCATTCGAAGCTGCACTTAGAGTTAGTGGAAACGGTGCGGTCAAAAGGGAGGAAAGGATCGCTTCTATGGCTGCTCGATGAGACGGTGACAGCGATGGGAGGCCGGCTCTTGAAGCAATGGCTTGACCGGCCGCTCATTGACCAGCGTGCCATTGAACGGCGCCTCGATTTCGTAGAAACATTGAAAACGTCCTATTTTGAACGGCACGAACTGCGCGACGGGCTGCGCGGCGTCTATGACATCGAGCGGCTCGTCGGCCGCATCGCCTACGGAAACGCCAACGCCCGCGATCTCGTGCAGCTAAAAAAATCGCTCGTTCAAGTGCCAGCGCTTCGCCAGACGGTGGGCAGCCTAGCGCTTGCCGAAGCGGACGAGCTGGTTGGGCGCCTGGATTCGTGCGAAGAGCTTGTCGCTTTGCTTGAGCGCGCCATTCAAGAACAGCCGCCGCTTTCCGTGAAGGAAGGAAACATCATTAAAGACGGGTATGATGAGCAGCTTGACCGCTACCGCGACGCAAGCCGCAACGGCAAAGCGTGGATCGCCGAACTGGAGACGAAAGAACGGGAAGCGACCGGCATTAAATCGCTCAAAGTCGGTTACAACCGCGTATTCGGCTATTATATTGAAGTGACGAAGCCGAACCTTCCCCTCATCCCGGAAGGACGCTACGAGCGGAAGCAGACGCTCGCCAACGCAGAGCGTTTTATTACCGCTGAGTTGAAAGAAAAAGAGGCGCTCATTTTAGAAGCGGAAGAAAAAAGTGTAGAGCTCGAATATGAGCTGTTTGTCGCCATTCGCGAGCAGGTAAAAGGATATATTCCGCGCCTGCAAAAGCTGGCTAAGGCGGTCGCTGAGCTTGATGTGCTTCAGTCGCTGGCGACGGTGAGCGATGAGCGGCGCTACGTGCGCCCGCAATTTTCCACCGATCGCGTCTTGGCCATTCAAGGCGGCCGCCATCCGGTTGTGGAAAAAGTGCTCGGCGCGCAAACATACGTGCCGAACGACTGCTATATGAACCGCGAGCGGGAAATGCTGCTCATCACCGGGCCGAACATGGCCGGGAAAAGCACGTACATGCGGCAAGTGGCGCTCACCGCCATCATGGCGCAAATCGGTTGCTTCGTCCCGGCGGAGCAAGCGGTGCTGCCGATTTTCGATCAAGTGTTCACCCGCATCGGCGCTGCTGACGATTTGTCGGCCGGTCAAAGCACATTTATGGTCGAAATGCTCGAGGCGCGCCGCGCCATCGCCTGCGCGACGCAAAACAGCCTCATTTTGTTCGATGAAATCGGGCGCGGCACATCGACGTATGACGGCATGGCGCTCGCGCAAGCGATGATCGAATACATTCACGACTATATCGGCGCGAAAACGTTGTTCAGCACGCACTACCATGAGCTGACCGCGTTAGAAGGCTCGCTCGAGCGGCTGTGCAACGTCCATGCTCGCGCTGTCGAAGAAAACGGCAAAGTCGTCTTTTTGCACCAAATCGCCGACGGACCAGCCGACCGCAGCTACGGCATCCATGTCGCCGAATTGGCCGGGCTGCCTGCTCCGCTCATCGAACGAGCCCGCGATATTTTAGCCAAGCTCGAGCAATCGGCTGGAAATAGCGCCCTTGCGCACGGGATTGAAACCGGGCCGGAGAATGGCGCGGCTACGAAAGAAGCGCTCCGGCCGCCACGTGGGTTGGAATCGAATGCGAAATCGGCCGCCGGCCGCGCTGCCGAGCGAAGCGCTGAGCAGGAAGCGGGAGATAGAGCGGACGCGGTAAACGAAGCGGCCTTTGAACAGTTGAGCATGTTTCCCGACGTCGTCCCGGCGCCTGCCGAGCCGCACTTGTCCGGCAAAGAGAAAAAGGCGCTTGCGGCGCTTAAGGAAGTCAATTTGCTTGAGATGACGCCGCTTGCGGCGTTAAACAAGCTGTATGAACTGCAAAAACTGCTTAAATAA
- a CDS encoding outer spore coat protein CotE, producing MSEYREIITKAVVGKGRKFTQSTHTVTAPNRPSSILGCWIINHRYEAKKCDKTVEIHGHYDINVWYSYNNNTKTEVVTETVSYTDVVKLKYRDKDNLISDDTDIIVRVIQQPNCLECTISPNGNKIVVDVEREFVAEVIGETKVCVAINPEGCGKDDDFCDDDDLDEELEDLSPDLLLGEEE from the coding sequence ATGTCTGAATACAGAGAAATTATTACAAAAGCCGTTGTCGGCAAAGGCCGCAAGTTCACGCAATCGACCCATACGGTGACGGCGCCGAACCGCCCGTCAAGCATTCTCGGCTGCTGGATCATCAATCACCGCTATGAAGCGAAAAAATGCGATAAAACGGTCGAAATTCACGGCCACTACGACATTAACGTCTGGTATTCATACAACAACAATACGAAAACGGAAGTCGTCACGGAAACGGTCTCGTACACCGATGTGGTCAAGTTAAAATATCGCGATAAAGACAATTTAATTAGCGACGATACCGATATTATCGTCCGCGTCATCCAGCAGCCAAACTGCCTTGAATGCACCATTTCGCCGAACGGCAACAAAATCGTCGTCGATGTCGAGCGGGAGTTTGTCGCCGAAGTGATCGGCGAAACAAAAGTGTGTGTCGCCATCAACCCAGAAGGGTGCGGCAAAGACGACGATTTTTGCGATGACGACGACCTTGACGAAGAATTGGAAGATTTAAGCCCGGATTTGTTGCTCGGCGAAGAAGAGTAA
- a CDS encoding RicAFT regulatory complex protein RicA family protein: protein MAKYTRDEILVQAKQLAKMIAETEEVDFFKRAEEKIHQNEKVRTLINELKSLQKQAVNLQHYGKQEALKRVEAKIDAIYEQLAQIPIVSEFQQSQADVNDLLQLVASTISNTVTDEILASTGGDVLRGETGAALRYNKHGGCH, encoded by the coding sequence ATGGCAAAATATACGCGGGACGAGATTTTGGTGCAGGCGAAGCAGCTGGCGAAAATGATCGCCGAAACGGAAGAAGTCGACTTTTTCAAACGGGCGGAAGAAAAAATCCACCAAAACGAAAAAGTGCGCACGTTAATCAATGAGTTAAAGTCGCTGCAAAAACAAGCGGTCAACCTCCAGCATTACGGCAAACAAGAAGCGCTGAAGCGCGTCGAGGCGAAAATCGACGCCATTTACGAGCAGTTGGCGCAAATTCCGATCGTCAGCGAATTCCAACAATCGCAAGCCGATGTGAACGATTTGCTTCAGCTCGTCGCCTCGACGATTTCCAATACGGTGACTGACGAAATTCTCGCGTCGACCGGCGGCGATGTGCTGCGCGGTGAAACGGGCGCCGCGCTTCGCTACAACAAGCATGGCGGCTGCCATTAA
- the miaB gene encoding tRNA (N6-isopentenyl adenosine(37)-C2)-methylthiotransferase MiaB produces the protein MNEKQRLEQTGQIQTASHPADRKSDLDRLKAKTTKDYEKYFTSVFLPPNLKEAKKRGKEEVQYVKDFTIPDEFRGMGRGRKFYIRTYGCQMNEHDTEVMAGIFMALGYEPTDRPEDANVILLNTCAIRENAENKVFGELGYLKPLKTTNPDLLLGVCGCMSQEEAVVNKILKQYQYVDMIFGTHNIHRLPYILHEAYMSKEMVVEVWSKEGDVVENLPKVRKGDIKAWVNIMYGCDKFCTYCIVPYTRGKERSRRPEDIIQEVRHLAAQGYKEITLLGQNVNAYGKDFADIQYGLGDLMDELRKIDIARIRFTTSHPRDFDDRLIEVLAKRGNLVEHIHLPVQSGSTEILKMMGRKYTREEYLELVRKIKAAIPDVALTTDIIVGFPNETDEQFEETLSLYREVEFDSAYTFIYSPREGTPAAKMNDNVPMEVKKERLQRLNALVQEIAAKKMKQYEGQVVEVLVEGESKTNPDVLAGYTRKNKLVHFVGPKSLVGQLVNVRITQAKTWTLTGELVNEAIEVN, from the coding sequence ATGAACGAAAAGCAACGTTTGGAACAAACCGGACAAATTCAAACAGCCAGCCATCCAGCGGACAGAAAATCCGACTTGGACCGGCTGAAAGCAAAAACGACGAAAGACTATGAGAAATATTTCACGAGCGTCTTTCTTCCGCCAAATTTAAAAGAGGCGAAAAAACGCGGCAAGGAAGAAGTGCAATATGTGAAAGACTTTACGATTCCGGACGAGTTCCGCGGCATGGGGCGCGGGCGGAAGTTTTACATCCGCACGTACGGCTGCCAGATGAACGAGCATGACACGGAAGTGATGGCCGGCATTTTCATGGCGCTCGGCTATGAGCCGACCGACCGTCCGGAAGATGCGAACGTCATTTTGCTCAACACGTGTGCGATCCGCGAAAACGCGGAAAACAAAGTGTTCGGCGAACTCGGCTACTTAAAGCCACTCAAAACGACGAACCCGGATTTGCTGCTTGGCGTATGCGGCTGTATGTCGCAAGAAGAAGCGGTCGTCAATAAAATTTTAAAGCAATACCAGTATGTCGACATGATTTTCGGTACGCACAACATCCATCGCCTGCCGTACATTTTGCATGAGGCGTACATGTCGAAGGAAATGGTCGTCGAAGTATGGTCGAAAGAAGGCGATGTCGTCGAAAACTTGCCGAAGGTGCGCAAAGGCGACATTAAAGCATGGGTCAACATTATGTACGGCTGCGACAAGTTTTGCACGTACTGCATCGTTCCGTACACGCGCGGCAAGGAGCGAAGCCGCCGCCCGGAAGACATCATCCAAGAAGTGCGCCACCTCGCTGCCCAAGGCTACAAAGAAATTACGCTGCTCGGGCAAAACGTCAACGCCTACGGGAAAGATTTCGCCGATATTCAGTACGGCCTTGGCGATTTGATGGACGAGCTGCGCAAAATTGATATCGCGCGCATCCGCTTTACGACAAGCCATCCGCGCGACTTTGACGACCGGCTCATCGAAGTGCTTGCCAAGCGCGGCAATTTAGTCGAACATATTCATTTGCCGGTGCAATCGGGCAGCACGGAAATTTTGAAAATGATGGGGCGGAAATATACACGCGAGGAGTATTTGGAACTCGTCCGCAAAATTAAAGCGGCCATTCCGGATGTCGCTTTGACGACCGACATTATCGTCGGCTTCCCGAACGAAACGGACGAGCAGTTTGAAGAAACGTTGTCGCTTTACCGTGAAGTCGAGTTTGATTCGGCGTATACGTTCATTTACTCGCCGCGTGAAGGCACCCCGGCGGCGAAAATGAATGACAACGTGCCGATGGAAGTGAAAAAAGAGCGGCTTCAGCGCCTGAACGCCCTCGTCCAGGAGATTGCGGCGAAGAAAATGAAACAATACGAGGGTCAAGTCGTCGAAGTGCTCGTTGAAGGCGAAAGCAAAACGAATCCAGATGTGTTAGCGGGATATACGCGCAAAAACAAGCTTGTCCACTTCGTCGGCCCGAAATCGCTCGTCGGCCAGTTGGTTAACGTGCGCATTACGCAGGCGAAAACGTGGACGTTGACGGGCGAATTAGTGAATGAAGCGATCGAGGTGAACTAA
- a CDS encoding 2-oxoacid:ferredoxin oxidoreductase subunit beta, whose amino-acid sequence MATFKDFRNDVKPNWCPGCGDFSVQAAIQRAAANLGLEPHQLAVISGIGCSGRISGYIHAYGFHGTHGRALPLAQGVKMANRDLTVIAAGGDGDGFAIGMGHTVHAIRRNIDITYIVMDNQIYGLTKGQTSPRSAAGFKTKSTPQGSIEPALSPLEIALSAGATFVAQSFSSDLKELTSLIEQGVKHKGFSLINVFSPCVTYNKVNTYEWFKEHLVKVDDIEGYDPSNREMAMQTVMKYNGLVTGLIYQNKEQKSYQELVPGYSETPLSEADLKLSKEKFAELVAEFM is encoded by the coding sequence ATGGCCACCTTTAAAGATTTCCGCAATGATGTGAAGCCGAACTGGTGCCCGGGCTGCGGCGACTTTTCCGTGCAAGCCGCCATTCAGCGCGCAGCCGCCAACCTCGGACTGGAGCCGCACCAGCTGGCTGTCATTTCCGGGATCGGCTGCTCGGGCCGCATTTCCGGTTATATTCATGCTTACGGATTTCATGGCACGCACGGCCGCGCTTTGCCGCTTGCCCAGGGAGTGAAAATGGCGAACCGCGACTTGACGGTCATCGCCGCCGGCGGCGACGGCGACGGGTTTGCGATCGGCATGGGGCACACGGTTCACGCCATTCGCCGCAACATCGACATTACGTACATCGTCATGGACAACCAAATTTACGGGCTGACGAAAGGGCAAACATCGCCGCGCAGCGCCGCCGGATTTAAAACAAAAAGCACGCCGCAAGGATCGATCGAGCCGGCGTTGTCGCCGCTTGAAATCGCTTTGAGCGCCGGGGCGACGTTTGTCGCGCAAAGCTTCTCGAGCGACTTAAAAGAGCTGACAAGCTTAATTGAACAAGGCGTCAAACATAAAGGCTTTTCGCTCATCAACGTCTTTAGCCCGTGCGTCACATACAATAAAGTGAACACGTACGAATGGTTTAAAGAGCATTTGGTGAAAGTGGACGACATCGAAGGGTACGATCCGTCCAACCGGGAGATGGCGATGCAAACGGTGATGAAATATAACGGGCTTGTCACCGGGCTCATCTATCAAAATAAGGAGCAAAAGTCGTATCAAGAACTTGTTCCCGGTTACAGCGAGACGCCGCTTTCTGAAGCGGATTTGAAACTGAGCAAAGAAAAATTTGCTGAACTGGTCGCGGAGTTTATGTAA